From one Xiphias gladius isolate SHS-SW01 ecotype Sanya breed wild chromosome 12, ASM1685928v1, whole genome shotgun sequence genomic stretch:
- the si:dkey-183c6.8 gene encoding protein O-GlcNAcase produces MEEKKKQFLCGVVEGFYGRPWSMDQRKVLFQWMQHWGLNTYLYGPKDDLKHRLLWREVYSPEEESQLHTLIVEAQSRGLRFVYALSPGQDIVFSSPCDLTLLKRKLRQVSDLGCQAFAILFDDIDHSMCQADSEAFSSFAHAQVNVTNEIYRFLGEPPVFLFCPTEYCGSLCSPSISKSPYLQTVGEDLLPNITVIWTGNKVISRKLSVDCLAEVESVLQRPPLIWDNLHANDYDSRRLFLGPFKGREPQLRSHLRGLLLNPNCEFEANYIPLHTLGSWYRAGKKEWKDEECEYCPDRALSSALHDWMEELNQPLQAGRQSTRADQRSSDPMSRCKPPDRSDCPSTIRGTSAVAKLPVFPLNSSSPPPSPTKLKGQREGRDSEEKRSNQPSQNHQPPGTRPGAPSAGSRGQKAQGRGVCSGKGLLSESQVRLLVGLHFLPHEHGPSAQKLLQDLTWLKTNCNLVSANSKKTPPQKLDEWRGRASRFLSLCEDIAQLHCSVVAGANRAVLYDLYPYVWDLRNTALVAKAFICWLDGRVLSDSSTLGSWRNCFHWCGKTTGADLLGVESEPWVFKGGVSGEVQMLLPIGSNSELFSHPPPLFPTSRLYNIRPYHNKDKVELYRMVRQLHLRTQGGQESSVAHPDVVGDRCLGPCLALCPEYSFILEDELGVCGCVLGVLDVRSFAKRCQASWMPAMRDKYPPKGGNTHPNTQDLIQLMEEDQGEYPDSLLYHFPSQLRLDALPELVDISVSRTLLTALLTALKANGSQGVFCEVQPTDRQRLEFLTKLGFLEILRGEARSREGVVMGRLL; encoded by the exons atggaggagaagaagaagcagtTTCTTTGTGGAGTGGTGGAAG GATTCTATGGGAGACCTTGGTCTATGGATCAGAGGAAAGTTCTCTTTCAATG GATGCAACATTGGGGGTTGAACACCTACCTGTATGGTCCGAAAGATGACCTAAAGCACAGACTGCTGTGGAGAGAAGTGTATTCTCCTGAAGAGGAGA gtCAGTTGCATACTCTCATAGTGGAGGCCCAGTCGAGAGGCCTGAGGTTTGTTTACGCCCTCTCTCCTGGTCAGGACATCGTCTTCTCTTCTCCCTGTGACCTGACACTGCTCAAACGCAAGCTGAGACAG GTATCAGACCTGGGTTGCCAGGCATTTGCCATTCTGTTTGATGACATCGATCACTCCATGTGTCAGGCTGACAGCGAGGCCTTCTCTTCATTTGCCCACGCTCAGGTCAATGTAACAAATGAGATCTATCGGTTCTTGGGGGAACCACCAGTCTTCCTCTTTTGCCCAACAG aATACTGTGGTTCTCTGTGTTCTCCCAGTATATCTAAGTCTCCATACCTTCAGACTGTTGGAGAGGACCTACTGCCCAACATAACAGTAATATGGACGG GCAATAAGGTCATCTCTAGGAAACTTTCTGTAGACTGCCTGGCTGAGGTGGAATCTGTCCTCCAGCGCCCCCCGCTCATCTGGGACAACCTGCACGCTAATGACTACGATTCCCGACGTCTCTTCCTGGGGCCTTTCAAGGGTCGAGAGCCTCAGCTGAGGAGCCACCTTAGGGGCCTGTTGCTCAACCCTAACTGCGAGTTTGAAGCCAACTACATCCCACTGCATACGCTGGGGAGCTGGTACAGAGCCGGAAAAAAGGAATGGAAGG ATGAGGAGTGTGAGTACTGTCCTGATAGAGCTCTGTCTTCTGCACTACACGATTGGATGGAGGAACTCAACCAACCACTGCAAGCAG GTCGGCAGAGCACACGAGCAGACCAGCGTTCCTCTGATCCAATGTCTCGCTGCAAACCTCCGGACAGATCGGACTGCCCCTCCACAATCAGAGGGACCTCTGCTGTGGCCAAACTCCCGGTCTTCCCCCTGAACTCCAGCTCACCCCCACCGTCACCCACTAAGCTCAAGGGGCAGAGGGAGGGGCGAGACAGTGAGGAGAAGAGGTCAAACCAGCCTAGTCAAAATCACCAGCCTCCAGGAACCAGACCGGGAGCACCTTCAGCTGGAAGCCGGGGACAGAAGGCCCAGGGTCGGGGGGTCTGCAGTGGGAAGGGCCTGCTAAGTGAGTCCCAGGTGCGGCTGTTGGTTGGGCTTCACTTTCTTCCCCATGAACACGGCCCATCTGCCCAGAAACTGCTACAGGATCTGACCTGGcttaaaacaaactgcaacCTGGTTAGCGCTAACAGTAAGAAGACACCGCCTCAGAAG CTTGATGAGTGGCGTGGTCGGGCCTCCAGGTTCCTGTCACTTTGTGAAGACATAGCGCAGCTCCACTGCAGCGTGGTGGCCGGGGCCAACAGGGCTGTGCTCTATGACCTCTACCCCTATGTGTGGGACCTGAGGAACACCGCCCTGGTGGCAAAGGCCTTCATATGCTGGCTGG ATGGACGAGTGTTGAGTGACAGCTCCACCCTGGGTTCCTGGAGGAACTGCTTCCACT GGTGTGGGAAGACCACAGGGGCGGACCTACTGGGAGTTGAGTCAGAGCCATGGGTGTTCAAAGGGGGTGTGTCTGGGGAGGTGCAG ATGCTTCTCCCAATAGGCAGCAACAGTGAACTCTTcagtcatcctcctcctctcttccctaCCTCTCGTCTCTATAACATCAGGCCCTACCACAACAAGGACAAG gtggAGTTGTATCGGATGGTCCGCCAACTTCACCTGAGGACTCAGGGTGGCCAAGAGTCCAGTGTTGCTCACCCAGATGTCGTAGGAGACag ATGTCTCGGACCGTGCCTGGCGTTGTGCCCCGAGTACAGCTTCATCCTGGAGGATGAGCTgggtgtgtgtggctgtgtgttggGTGTCTTGGATGTTCGCTCCTTTGCCAAACGGTGCCAGGCCAGCTGGATGCCTGCCATGAGGGACAAATACCCACCCAAAGGAGGCAACACACACCCCAACACACAG GACTTGATCCAGCTGATGGAGGAGGACCAGGGTGAGTACCCGGACTCTCTCCTCTATCACTTCCCCTCTCAGCTGCGACTGGATGCCCTGCCTGAGCTAGTGGACATCAGCGTCAGCCGCACCCTGCTAACCGCCCTCCTCACTGCGCTCAAGGCAAACG gttCTCAAGGTGTGTTCTGTGAAGTGCAGCCAACGGACCGTCAGAGGCTGGAGTTTTTGACAAAACTGGGCTTCCTGGAGATCCTCAGAGGAGAAGCCAGGAGCAGGGAGGGAGTGGTGATGGGAAGGCTGCTCtga
- the LOC120797548 gene encoding E3 ubiquitin-protein ligase TRIM39-like isoform X2, which yields MASPSILLSEVQFQCCVCQDVFSEPVSIPCGHSFCFTCITSHWDNSLAISCPKCHTVFEGRPELCENYFAKEMSEQIRARRQNGIMSMVGNTIYCDVCVRKQTEAYKSCLVCLTSYCESHLEPHLRVATLKIHKLIEPTAMLENRMCKRHQRLLELYCRSDQRCVCVLCTETNHRCHDTVPVERESHEKKTQMKRIEADVQQMIQDRLQKVEEIKHSVELSKENSKRDIGDSMEVFSVLFRYMEKSQAELLDMIQKKQAAAEQRAERLIAELELEITELERKRSEMEQLSHSEDHLHLLQRFPALSSPPSTKACSDIIVHSNTCLGTVRRAVANTEEQLQLALKKLSIREHEKMQQYAVDVHLDPRTANPWLVLSEDGRQVWDGDVEQNQSDIPERFDTAPCVLATQGFTTGRHYWEVDVGDKTAWDLGVAQQSVNRNGVVTLCPEDGYWTVCLRKGSEYWACAGPAELLCLSRRPQVVGVFLDYEDGTVSFYDAEAQSHIYSFTQFQFTEAMFPFFNPEMSDSGDNTSPLIIRPVSGVNRGGDVDDITI from the exons ATGGCTTCCCCCAGCATTCTCCTGTCAGAAGTGCAGTTTCAGTGTTGCGTCTGTCAGGATGTTTTCTCTGAGCCAGTCTCCATCCCCTGTGGTCACAGCTTCTGCTTCACCTGCATCACCTCACACTGGGACAACAGCCTTGCCATCAGCTGTCCCAAATGTCACACAGTCTTTGAGGGCCGTCCAGAGCTTTGTGAAAACTATTTTGCCAAGGAAATGTCAGAGCAGATCCGAGCAAGAAGGCAGAACGGCATTATGTCGATGGTAGGAAATACCATATATTGTGATGTGTGCGTCAGGAAGCAAACTGAGGCCTATAAGTCCTGCCTCGTGTGTCTAACTTCGTACTGTGAGAGTCACCTGGAGCCTCACTTGAGAGTTGCCACCTTGAAGATTCACAAGCTGATTGAACCTACTGCAATGCTGGAGAACAGAATGTGTAAAAGGCACCAAAGGCTCCTGGAGCTGTATTGCCGGAGCGaccagaggtgtgtgtgtgtgctgtgcacCGAGACCAACCACCGCTGTCATGATACCGTCCCAGTGGAGCGAGAGAGTCATGAGAAAAAG aCTCAGATGAAAAGGATCGAGGCTGATGTTCAGCAGATGATCCAGGACAGGCTCCAGAAAGTAGAGGAGATCAAACACTCTGTGGAGCTCAGCAAA GAAAATTCAAAGAGGGACATTGGGGATAGCATGGAGGTCTTCTCCGTTCTGTTTCGTTACATGGAGAAAAGTCAGGCTGAGCTGCTTGACATGATCCAGAAGaagcaggcagcagcagaaCAGAGGGCAGAGAGGCTCATCGCAGAACTGGAGCTGGAAATCACTgagctggagaggaagagaagtgAGATGGAGCAGCTCTCTCACTCTGAGGACCACCTCCATCTTCTGCAG AGGTTTCCAGCTCTGAGTTCTCCTCCATCTACCAAAGCCTGTTCTGACATCATCGTCCATTCAAACACATGTCTGGGAACTGTAAGAAGAGCGGTGGCCAACACTGAAGAGCAGCTCCAGTTGGCTTTGAAAAAGCTTTCCATTCGAG AGCATGAGAAGATGCAGCAGTATGCAG TTGATGTTCATCTGGACCCTAGGACAGCCAACCCTTGGCTGGTTCTATCAGAGGATGGGAGACAGGTCTGGGATGGAGATGTTGAACAGAACCAGAGTGACATACCAGAGCGTTTTGATACAGCGCCATGTGTCCTTGCCACCCAG GGTTTCACCACAGGGAGGCACTACTGGGAGGTGGACGTGGGAGACAAGACCGCCTGGGACTTGGGTGTAGCGCAGCAGTCAGTCAACAGGAATGGTGTGGTGACGCTGTGCCCAGAGGATGGCTATTGGACTGTTTGTTTGAGGAAGGGCAGTGAGTACTGGGCATGTGCAGGACCGGCAGAGCTGCTGTGTCTTTCTCGGAGGCCGCAGGTTGTTGGGGTGTTTTTGGATTACGAGGATGGGACGGTGTCCTTTTATGATGCAGAGGCCCAGTCACACATCTATTCCTTTACACAGTTCCAATTCACTGAGGCcatgtttcccttttttaacCCAGAAATGAGTGACAGCGGAGACAACACATCACCACTTATCATCCGCCCTGTCAGTGGAgtcaatagaggcggggatgTAGATGATATTACAATATGA
- the LOC120797548 gene encoding E3 ubiquitin-protein ligase TRIM39-like isoform X1, whose translation MQPECLPLLLYRSSFTLGNKVMASPSILLSEVQFQCCVCQDVFSEPVSIPCGHSFCFTCITSHWDNSLAISCPKCHTVFEGRPELCENYFAKEMSEQIRARRQNGIMSMVGNTIYCDVCVRKQTEAYKSCLVCLTSYCESHLEPHLRVATLKIHKLIEPTAMLENRMCKRHQRLLELYCRSDQRCVCVLCTETNHRCHDTVPVERESHEKKTQMKRIEADVQQMIQDRLQKVEEIKHSVELSKENSKRDIGDSMEVFSVLFRYMEKSQAELLDMIQKKQAAAEQRAERLIAELELEITELERKRSEMEQLSHSEDHLHLLQRFPALSSPPSTKACSDIIVHSNTCLGTVRRAVANTEEQLQLALKKLSIREHEKMQQYAVDVHLDPRTANPWLVLSEDGRQVWDGDVEQNQSDIPERFDTAPCVLATQGFTTGRHYWEVDVGDKTAWDLGVAQQSVNRNGVVTLCPEDGYWTVCLRKGSEYWACAGPAELLCLSRRPQVVGVFLDYEDGTVSFYDAEAQSHIYSFTQFQFTEAMFPFFNPEMSDSGDNTSPLIIRPVSGVNRGGDVDDITI comes from the exons ATGCAGCCTGAGTGTTTGCCTTTGCTACTTTACAGGTCAAGTTTCACACTGGGCAACAAG GTCATGGCTTCCCCCAGCATTCTCCTGTCAGAAGTGCAGTTTCAGTGTTGCGTCTGTCAGGATGTTTTCTCTGAGCCAGTCTCCATCCCCTGTGGTCACAGCTTCTGCTTCACCTGCATCACCTCACACTGGGACAACAGCCTTGCCATCAGCTGTCCCAAATGTCACACAGTCTTTGAGGGCCGTCCAGAGCTTTGTGAAAACTATTTTGCCAAGGAAATGTCAGAGCAGATCCGAGCAAGAAGGCAGAACGGCATTATGTCGATGGTAGGAAATACCATATATTGTGATGTGTGCGTCAGGAAGCAAACTGAGGCCTATAAGTCCTGCCTCGTGTGTCTAACTTCGTACTGTGAGAGTCACCTGGAGCCTCACTTGAGAGTTGCCACCTTGAAGATTCACAAGCTGATTGAACCTACTGCAATGCTGGAGAACAGAATGTGTAAAAGGCACCAAAGGCTCCTGGAGCTGTATTGCCGGAGCGaccagaggtgtgtgtgtgtgctgtgcacCGAGACCAACCACCGCTGTCATGATACCGTCCCAGTGGAGCGAGAGAGTCATGAGAAAAAG aCTCAGATGAAAAGGATCGAGGCTGATGTTCAGCAGATGATCCAGGACAGGCTCCAGAAAGTAGAGGAGATCAAACACTCTGTGGAGCTCAGCAAA GAAAATTCAAAGAGGGACATTGGGGATAGCATGGAGGTCTTCTCCGTTCTGTTTCGTTACATGGAGAAAAGTCAGGCTGAGCTGCTTGACATGATCCAGAAGaagcaggcagcagcagaaCAGAGGGCAGAGAGGCTCATCGCAGAACTGGAGCTGGAAATCACTgagctggagaggaagagaagtgAGATGGAGCAGCTCTCTCACTCTGAGGACCACCTCCATCTTCTGCAG AGGTTTCCAGCTCTGAGTTCTCCTCCATCTACCAAAGCCTGTTCTGACATCATCGTCCATTCAAACACATGTCTGGGAACTGTAAGAAGAGCGGTGGCCAACACTGAAGAGCAGCTCCAGTTGGCTTTGAAAAAGCTTTCCATTCGAG AGCATGAGAAGATGCAGCAGTATGCAG TTGATGTTCATCTGGACCCTAGGACAGCCAACCCTTGGCTGGTTCTATCAGAGGATGGGAGACAGGTCTGGGATGGAGATGTTGAACAGAACCAGAGTGACATACCAGAGCGTTTTGATACAGCGCCATGTGTCCTTGCCACCCAG GGTTTCACCACAGGGAGGCACTACTGGGAGGTGGACGTGGGAGACAAGACCGCCTGGGACTTGGGTGTAGCGCAGCAGTCAGTCAACAGGAATGGTGTGGTGACGCTGTGCCCAGAGGATGGCTATTGGACTGTTTGTTTGAGGAAGGGCAGTGAGTACTGGGCATGTGCAGGACCGGCAGAGCTGCTGTGTCTTTCTCGGAGGCCGCAGGTTGTTGGGGTGTTTTTGGATTACGAGGATGGGACGGTGTCCTTTTATGATGCAGAGGCCCAGTCACACATCTATTCCTTTACACAGTTCCAATTCACTGAGGCcatgtttcccttttttaacCCAGAAATGAGTGACAGCGGAGACAACACATCACCACTTATCATCCGCCCTGTCAGTGGAgtcaatagaggcggggatgTAGATGATATTACAATATGA